A genomic region of Nymphaea colorata isolate Beijing-Zhang1983 chromosome 2, ASM883128v2, whole genome shotgun sequence contains the following coding sequences:
- the LOC116247297 gene encoding disease resistance protein RPV1-like isoform X2, giving the protein MGKMALQSNNAGASTSTLSRSLGRFEYDVFLSFRGEDTRHNVAGLLRDRLYLEGVRAFFDEEDLRKGERIEKVLEAIGRSKILVPIFSKRYAESKWCLTEVAKMVECHDGGQERTIIPVFFDVDPKHVRYQSGPFEAAFQKHLTKRRDSLSDVDRWKHALRYVAGVSGFHLKNGNQRELINSITAEIQKLLPTKRLLYEEEHLVGLEIRVEKMMKRLDIEGKGVRIIGIHGIGGIGKTTLAKAIYNRSHHFFQASSFIENVREVTKSKGLVQLQQQLIHDILKGKLKEEINNLSQGAQMIIQIVGVKSVLLVFDDIDDQEQLEALVGNMSWFHSGSRIIVTTRQEEILKFSGLQDEAVYILDELDEKEALQLFNYHALRGDETQEEYAKLSKEVVAISNGLPLILRVFGSVFKTAKTLEEWHKLLKDLRLRQHSKVHEQLKICYDSLSDHEKLIFLDIACLLVNKSSEDAIHMWEDHRLSPHVAIRSLQNKSLIKINRGMFEMHDQIRDMGREIVLRESLLHSGLRSRLWCVGDAVDALTRFQENKIEGIILNLCEGSEIEFRTEAFALMSELRILLVNFASSGDCDFRHLPASLKWLEWKGCLLESLPFESKFKSIVVLNLSRSFISQLWSKTTIGSGSKSAKEVFGRLKVLDLSCCHCLNATPDFAMAPNLVKLILDECSNLKEVDDSIGFLKKLVFLSMRECVSLEKLPNKIHELSSLVVLILEGCIRLVAFPQFPPRSSTNGLSNLKELILRDCESLEFIPQVHEFQSLRSLYIDGCQSLDHRRKHLFEVFDKLKVLDLSHCKFLVTTPDFGRTPQLDMLILDHCECLLEIGESIGLLKNLIFLSIVGCAKLHVLPCGILQLSSLQLLSLEKCSEIKILPEANITDVSLESLQELILDDCTSLSGLPEYVGRFRSLRRLSLRGCPSLDQLPDSIGNLVVLEELILDDCPSLASLPDSIGNLKSLYRLSVFRNSYNCRVVRIPYSIGKLKSLKEFICKNALIPNSIQTLESLLQLSLVECEMSNQPGSRTCQALCCMDPMKFTGNMKNLQYLTLNGSSIPISVGSMKCLKELALIGPRVRQLPKSIGHFKNLSCITLERCIYVQRLPGSVKRMKSLRVLCLDDCRSLECIPQLPSGLMKMQATNCQLLCSTSDVSNLMALKELNVGGCKKLVNVPGLQNLRSLKVLHMNGCGHLDLDSIRLQLEEATFHDLEAFSICKEYQDNVVNTVSLPFPRGGRMGREPLYVEKIIASGDQPEFVPSRLLEIKVSKDSVLYVDAVDVGPYKNSYTASFKKEDEINEQLRVKAASIDESNGVEMLCVSCSLPFSLRRVDAWFRQSLTPEPDDDLATSMM; this is encoded by the exons ATGGGGAAGATGGCGTTGCAGAGCAACAACGCAGGGGCTTCTACGTCGACCCTGTCTAGGAGCCTTGGCCGCTTTGAGTACGATGTCTTTTTGAGCTTTCGAGGAGAAGACACCCGCCATAATGTCGCCGGCTTGCTCCGTGATAGGCTCTATCTAGAAGGCGTGCGGGCTTTCTTTGATGAGGAAGATTTGCGGAAGGGGGAGAGAATTGAGAAGGTATTGGAGGCGATAGGCAGGTCCAAGATCTTGGTCCCCATCTTCTCCAAGCGCTACGCGGAATCGAAGTGGTGTCTTACAGAGGTTGCCAAGATGGTGGAATGTCATGATGGTGGGCAAGAGAGGACGATCATTCCAGTCTTCTTTGACGTCGATCCCAAGCACGTACGGTATCAGAGTGGCCCATTCGAAGCTGCCTTTCAGAAGCACCTGACGAAAAGGAGGGATAGCTTGAGCGACGTCGATAGATGGAAGCACGCACTGAGATACGTTGCAGGAGTTTCCGGCTTTCATCTCAAGAATGG AAACCAAAGGGAGCTTATCAATTCAATCACTGCGGAAATTCAGAAGCTTTTACCAACCAAGAGGCTCCTTTATGAGGAAGAACACCTTGTTGGTCTTGAGATCCGTGTGGAAAAGATGATGAAGCGTCTGGACATTGAAGGAAAAGGTGTCCGGATCATTGGAATCCATGGCATTGGTGGTATAGGGAAAACAACACTAGCCAAGGCCATCTATAACAGAagtcatcatttttttcaagctagTAGTTTTATTGAAAATGTAAGGGAGGTAACAAAATCTAAAGGACTCGTTCAGCTCCAACAACAGCTCATTCACGATATTTTGAAAGGTAAACTTAAAGAGGAGATAAATAACTTAAGTCAAGGGGCCCAAATGATTATACAGATCGTTGGTGTTAAGAgtgttcttcttgtttttgatgATATCGATGACCAAGAGCAGCTCGAAGCATTGGTTGGCAATATGAGTTGGTTCCATTCAGGAAGTAGAATAATTGTCACTACAAGGCAAGAGGAGATCCTCAAGTTTTCTGGATTGCAGGATGAAGCTGTTTATATTCTTGACGAATTGGATGAGAAAGAAGCACTTCAGTTATTCAACTATCATGCATTAAGAGGAGATGAAACCCAAGAAGAATATGCTAAATTGTCCAAGGAAGTCGTAGCAATTAGCAATGGGTTGCCACTAATTCTCCGAGTATTTGGTTCAGTTTTTAAAACAGCAAAAACCTTAGAAGAATGGCACAAACTGCTGAAAGACTTGAGACTCCGTCAACACAGCAAAGTTCATGAACAACTAAAAATATGTTATGATAGTTTGAGTGATCATGAAAAGCTAATCTTCTTGGATATTGCATGCCTTCTTGTCAACAAAAGTTCGGAGGACGCCATCCATATGTGGGAAGATCATAGGCTTTCACCTCATGTAGCTATAAGGAGTTTGCAGAATAAGTCTCTTATTAAGATTAATAGGGGAATGTTTGAAATGCATGACCAAATAAGAGACATGGGAAGGGAAATTGTTCTAAGGGAAAGCCTCCTTCATTCAGGACTCCGCAGCAGGTTGTGGTGTGTAGGAGACGCAGTGGACGCTTTAACTAGGTTTCAG GAGAACAAGATTGAAGGGATCATTCTCAACTTATGTGAGGGTAGCGAGATCGAGTTCAGAACTGAAGCCTTTGCATTGATGTCTGAACTTAGAATTCTCCTTGTCAACTTTGCTAGCTCTGGTGATTGTGACTTTAGGCATTTACCTGCAAGTTTGAAATGGTTGGAATGGAAAGGATGCCTCTTGGAATCACTTCCATTTGAAAGCAAGTTTAAAAGCATTGTGGTCCTTAACCTGTCTCGGAGTTTTATCAGTCAATTGTGGAGTAAAACAACAATAGGGTCAGGCTCAAAATCCGCAAAAGAG GTGTTTGGTCGACTAAAAGTTCTTGACCTCTCCTGCTGCCATTGTCTCAATGCCACTCCCGATTTCGCAATGGCACCAAACCTAGTGAAGCTGATACTTGATGAATGTAGCAACTTGAAAGAAGTTGATGATTCAATTGGGtttctaaaaaaattggtttttcttAGCATGAGGGAGTGTGTGTCCTTGGAGAAGTTACCCAACAAAATACATGAGTTGAGTTCCCTCGTAGTTCTCATCCTCGAAGGATGTATCAGGCTTGTTGCTTTTCCACAATTTCCACCAAGAAGTTCTACCAATGGCCTTTCTAATCTCAAGGAGCTCATTTTGCGAGATTGTGAAAGCCTTGAATTTATTCCTCAGGTTCATGAGTTTCAGTCTTTAAGAAGCCTGTACATAGATGGTTGCCAAAGCCTTGACCACAGAAGGAAACATTTGTttgag GTTTTTGACAAACTAAAGGTCCTTGATCTCTCACATTGTAAGTTCCTTGTTACGACACCTGATTTTGGCCGAACCCCACAATTGGATATGTTGATTCTTGATCATTGTGAATGCTTACTTGAAATTGGTGAATCCATTGGACTGCTGAAAAATCTCATCTTTCTCAGCATTGTTGGATGTGCAAAACTACATGTACTTCCTTGTGGCATTTTGCAACTGAGTTCCCTTCAACTACTCAGCCTTGAAAAATGTTCAGAAATCAAGATCCTACCAGAAGCAAATATAACGGATGTAAGTTTGGAGTCTTTACAGGAGCTCATACTTGATGATTGCACTTCATTATCAGGACTACCAGAATATGTTGGTCGGTTCAGGAGCCTGCGTCGTCTATCCCTGAGAGGCTGTCCTTCACTTGACCAGCTACCAGATTCTATTGGAAATTTGGTGGTCTTGGAGGAGCTCATACTTGACGATTGTCCTTCATTAGCAAGTCTACCAGATTCAATAGGTAACTTGAAGAGCCTATACCGACTTTCTGTGTTTAGGAATAGCTATAATTGTCGGGTAGTCAGGATACCATATTCTattggaaaattgaaatctttgAAAGAGTTTATTTGCAAGAATGCACTTATACCTAATTCCATTCAAACTTTGGAGAGCCTTCTCCAGTTATCTTTGGTTGAATGTGAAATGAGTAATCAGCCAGGTTCAAGAACATGCCAAGCATTATGCTGTATGGATCCCATGAAGTTTACTGGAAACATGAAGAATCTGCAATACCTAACTCTGAATGGTTCTAGCATACCAATTTCCGTGGGCAGCATGAAGTGCTTAAAGGAGCTGGCACTCATTGGTCCACGAGTAAGACAGCTGCCTAAATCAATTGGGCACTTCAAGAACCTTTCCTGCATCACTTTGGAGCGTTGCATCTATGTACAAAGACTACCAGGTTCCGTCAAAAGGATGAAGTCCTTAAGAGTGCTATGTCTGGATGATTGCAGAAGTCTTGAATGCATCCCTCAACTACCATCCGGCCTAATGAAAATGCAAGCTACGAACTGTCAGCTGTTGTGCTCAACATCTGATGTATCAAACTTGATGGCATTGAAGGAGCTGAATGTAGGAGGGTGCAAGAAGCTCGTCAACGTCCCTGGCTTGCAGAACTTGAGATCACTAAAAGTCCTACATATGAATGGCTGTGGGCATCTTGATCTCGATTCAATTAGGTTGCAGTTGGAG GAGGCAACGTTCCATGATCTGGAGGCATTCAGCATTTGCAAGGAATATCAGGACAACGTCGTCAACACAGTATCTCTTCCCTTTCCAAGAGGGGGGCGCATGGGCAGGGAGCCCCTGTATGTTGAAAAAATCATTGCCAGTGGAGACCAGCCTGAGTTCGTCCCTTCTCGTCTCCTTGAGATCAAAGTCTCAAAAGATAGTGTGCTATATGTTGATGCTGTTGATGTAGGCCCCTACAAAAATTCATACACAGCAAGTTTTAAGAAGGAAGATGAGATCAATGAGCAGCTAAGGGTGAAGGCAGCGAGTATCGATGAATCCAATGGGGTAGAAATGCTGTGCGTATCATGCTCACTACCTTTCTCGCTGCGACGAGTGGATGCATGGTTTCGTCAATCTCTCACACCAGAACCAGACGATGACCTTGCCACTTCGATGATGTGA
- the LOC116247297 gene encoding disease resistance protein Roq1-like isoform X1, which produces MGKMALQSNNAGASTSTLSRSLGRFEYDVFLSFRGEDTRHNVAGLLRDRLYLEGVRAFFDEEDLRKGERIEKVLEAIGRSKILVPIFSKRYAESKWCLTEVAKMVECHDGGQERTIIPVFFDVDPKHVRYQSGPFEAAFQKHLTKRRDSLSDVDRWKHALRYVAGVSGFHLKNGNQRELINSITAEIQKLLPTKRLLYEEEHLVGLEIRVEKMMKRLDIEGKGVRIIGIHGIGGIGKTTLAKAIYNRSHHFFQASSFIENVREVTKSKGLVQLQQQLIHDILKGKLKEEINNLSQGAQMIIQIVGVKSVLLVFDDIDDQEQLEALVGNMSWFHSGSRIIVTTRQEEILKFSGLQDEAVYILDELDEKEALQLFNYHALRGDETQEEYAKLSKEVVAISNGLPLILRVFGSVFKTAKTLEEWHKLLKDLRLRQHSKVHEQLKICYDSLSDHEKLIFLDIACLLVNKSSEDAIHMWEDHRLSPHVAIRSLQNKSLIKINRGMFEMHDQIRDMGREIVLRESLLHSGLRSRLWCVGDAVDALTRFQENKIEGIILNLCEGSEIEFRTEAFALMSELRILLVNFASSGDCDFRHLPASLKWLEWKGCLLESLPFESKFKSIVVLNLSRSFISQLWSKTTIGSGSKSAKEVFGRLKVLDLSCCHCLNATPDFAMAPNLVKLILDECSNLKEVDDSIGFLKKLVFLSMRECVSLEKLPNKIHELSSLVVLILEGCIRLVAFPQFPPRSSTNGLSNLKELILRDCESLEFIPQVHEFQSLRSLYIDGCQSLDHRRKHLFEDVVFSEWDELSIAGSQTLSWEQEFSFMLPIGSINDPLLLQQLQCHGYGDSYKSRTMILRVCHEDIINGWVVLETVHEAHCDDSIYEDGVYGYCYTINFGTNDKINEAPRGKTIIMKVTTSYNSKLTKVDVKLQKRSKFTGENMKPLINISRRDTFMKTPTSVQPSSPMKPELEFTIFFNLCEEDKLDNIKYLSGLDDRIANMLRQLDVYYTVNKEPMLLFGWTIEELIIFTLIFSDINVSWYEVGHQIGLVQQPCAKVFDKLKVLDLSHCKFLVTTPDFGRTPQLDMLILDHCECLLEIGESIGLLKNLIFLSIVGCAKLHVLPCGILQLSSLQLLSLEKCSEIKILPEANITDVSLESLQELILDDCTSLSGLPEYVGRFRSLRRLSLRGCPSLDQLPDSIGNLVVLEELILDDCPSLASLPDSIGNLKSLYRLSVFRNSYNCRVVRIPYSIGKLKSLKEFICKNALIPNSIQTLESLLQLSLVECEMSNQPGSRTCQALCCMDPMKFTGNMKNLQYLTLNGSSIPISVGSMKCLKELALIGPRVRQLPKSIGHFKNLSCITLERCIYVQRLPGSVKRMKSLRVLCLDDCRSLECIPQLPSGLMKMQATNCQLLCSTSDVSNLMALKELNVGGCKKLVNVPGLQNLRSLKVLHMNGCGHLDLDSIRLQLEEATFHDLEAFSICKEYQDNVVNTVSLPFPRGGRMGREPLYVEKIIASGDQPEFVPSRLLEIKVSKDSVLYVDAVDVGPYKNSYTASFKKEDEINEQLRVKAASIDESNGVEMLCVSCSLPFSLRRVDAWFRQSLTPEPDDDLATSMM; this is translated from the exons ATGGGGAAGATGGCGTTGCAGAGCAACAACGCAGGGGCTTCTACGTCGACCCTGTCTAGGAGCCTTGGCCGCTTTGAGTACGATGTCTTTTTGAGCTTTCGAGGAGAAGACACCCGCCATAATGTCGCCGGCTTGCTCCGTGATAGGCTCTATCTAGAAGGCGTGCGGGCTTTCTTTGATGAGGAAGATTTGCGGAAGGGGGAGAGAATTGAGAAGGTATTGGAGGCGATAGGCAGGTCCAAGATCTTGGTCCCCATCTTCTCCAAGCGCTACGCGGAATCGAAGTGGTGTCTTACAGAGGTTGCCAAGATGGTGGAATGTCATGATGGTGGGCAAGAGAGGACGATCATTCCAGTCTTCTTTGACGTCGATCCCAAGCACGTACGGTATCAGAGTGGCCCATTCGAAGCTGCCTTTCAGAAGCACCTGACGAAAAGGAGGGATAGCTTGAGCGACGTCGATAGATGGAAGCACGCACTGAGATACGTTGCAGGAGTTTCCGGCTTTCATCTCAAGAATGG AAACCAAAGGGAGCTTATCAATTCAATCACTGCGGAAATTCAGAAGCTTTTACCAACCAAGAGGCTCCTTTATGAGGAAGAACACCTTGTTGGTCTTGAGATCCGTGTGGAAAAGATGATGAAGCGTCTGGACATTGAAGGAAAAGGTGTCCGGATCATTGGAATCCATGGCATTGGTGGTATAGGGAAAACAACACTAGCCAAGGCCATCTATAACAGAagtcatcatttttttcaagctagTAGTTTTATTGAAAATGTAAGGGAGGTAACAAAATCTAAAGGACTCGTTCAGCTCCAACAACAGCTCATTCACGATATTTTGAAAGGTAAACTTAAAGAGGAGATAAATAACTTAAGTCAAGGGGCCCAAATGATTATACAGATCGTTGGTGTTAAGAgtgttcttcttgtttttgatgATATCGATGACCAAGAGCAGCTCGAAGCATTGGTTGGCAATATGAGTTGGTTCCATTCAGGAAGTAGAATAATTGTCACTACAAGGCAAGAGGAGATCCTCAAGTTTTCTGGATTGCAGGATGAAGCTGTTTATATTCTTGACGAATTGGATGAGAAAGAAGCACTTCAGTTATTCAACTATCATGCATTAAGAGGAGATGAAACCCAAGAAGAATATGCTAAATTGTCCAAGGAAGTCGTAGCAATTAGCAATGGGTTGCCACTAATTCTCCGAGTATTTGGTTCAGTTTTTAAAACAGCAAAAACCTTAGAAGAATGGCACAAACTGCTGAAAGACTTGAGACTCCGTCAACACAGCAAAGTTCATGAACAACTAAAAATATGTTATGATAGTTTGAGTGATCATGAAAAGCTAATCTTCTTGGATATTGCATGCCTTCTTGTCAACAAAAGTTCGGAGGACGCCATCCATATGTGGGAAGATCATAGGCTTTCACCTCATGTAGCTATAAGGAGTTTGCAGAATAAGTCTCTTATTAAGATTAATAGGGGAATGTTTGAAATGCATGACCAAATAAGAGACATGGGAAGGGAAATTGTTCTAAGGGAAAGCCTCCTTCATTCAGGACTCCGCAGCAGGTTGTGGTGTGTAGGAGACGCAGTGGACGCTTTAACTAGGTTTCAG GAGAACAAGATTGAAGGGATCATTCTCAACTTATGTGAGGGTAGCGAGATCGAGTTCAGAACTGAAGCCTTTGCATTGATGTCTGAACTTAGAATTCTCCTTGTCAACTTTGCTAGCTCTGGTGATTGTGACTTTAGGCATTTACCTGCAAGTTTGAAATGGTTGGAATGGAAAGGATGCCTCTTGGAATCACTTCCATTTGAAAGCAAGTTTAAAAGCATTGTGGTCCTTAACCTGTCTCGGAGTTTTATCAGTCAATTGTGGAGTAAAACAACAATAGGGTCAGGCTCAAAATCCGCAAAAGAG GTGTTTGGTCGACTAAAAGTTCTTGACCTCTCCTGCTGCCATTGTCTCAATGCCACTCCCGATTTCGCAATGGCACCAAACCTAGTGAAGCTGATACTTGATGAATGTAGCAACTTGAAAGAAGTTGATGATTCAATTGGGtttctaaaaaaattggtttttcttAGCATGAGGGAGTGTGTGTCCTTGGAGAAGTTACCCAACAAAATACATGAGTTGAGTTCCCTCGTAGTTCTCATCCTCGAAGGATGTATCAGGCTTGTTGCTTTTCCACAATTTCCACCAAGAAGTTCTACCAATGGCCTTTCTAATCTCAAGGAGCTCATTTTGCGAGATTGTGAAAGCCTTGAATTTATTCCTCAGGTTCATGAGTTTCAGTCTTTAAGAAGCCTGTACATAGATGGTTGCCAAAGCCTTGACCACAGAAGGAAACATTTGTttgag GATGTGGTATTTAGTGAATGGGATGAACTCAGCATTGCTGGAAGTCAAACATTATCTTGGGAGCAAgaattttctttcatgcttcCCATTGGTTCTATTAATGATCCCTTACTTCTACAGCAGCTACAGTGCCACGGCTATGGTGATTCATACAAGAGCAGAACGATGATATTACGTGTTTGTCATGAAGATATTATAAATGGTTGGGTCGTCCTAGAGACTGTACATGAAGCCCATTGTGATGATTCCATTTATGAGGATGGTGTGTATGGTTACTGCTATACAATTAATTTTGGTACGAATGATAAGATAAATGAGGCCCCAAGGGGCAAAACAATAATTATGAAGGTAACAACTTCATACAATTCTAAGCTAACAAAAGTTGATGTCAAACTTCAGAAAAGAAGCAAGTTTACTGGTGAGAACATGAAGCCATTGATCAACATATCTAGAAGGGACACTTTTATGAAAACACCTACTTCAGTGCAACCATCATCACCAATGAAACCTGAACTTGAATTCACCATATTCTTCAATCTTTGTGAAGAGGATAAACTTGATAATATCAAATATTTGTCGGGGCTTGATGACCGTATAGCTAATATGTTAAGGCAACTGGATGTCTACTACACAGTCAACAAGGAACCAATGCTGCTTTTTGGCTGGACTATTGAGGAACTTATTATCTTTACTCTGATTTTTAGTGATATCAATGTCTCATGGTATGAGGTAGGGCACCAAATAGGGTTGGTACAACAACCATGTGCAAAG GTTTTTGACAAACTAAAGGTCCTTGATCTCTCACATTGTAAGTTCCTTGTTACGACACCTGATTTTGGCCGAACCCCACAATTGGATATGTTGATTCTTGATCATTGTGAATGCTTACTTGAAATTGGTGAATCCATTGGACTGCTGAAAAATCTCATCTTTCTCAGCATTGTTGGATGTGCAAAACTACATGTACTTCCTTGTGGCATTTTGCAACTGAGTTCCCTTCAACTACTCAGCCTTGAAAAATGTTCAGAAATCAAGATCCTACCAGAAGCAAATATAACGGATGTAAGTTTGGAGTCTTTACAGGAGCTCATACTTGATGATTGCACTTCATTATCAGGACTACCAGAATATGTTGGTCGGTTCAGGAGCCTGCGTCGTCTATCCCTGAGAGGCTGTCCTTCACTTGACCAGCTACCAGATTCTATTGGAAATTTGGTGGTCTTGGAGGAGCTCATACTTGACGATTGTCCTTCATTAGCAAGTCTACCAGATTCAATAGGTAACTTGAAGAGCCTATACCGACTTTCTGTGTTTAGGAATAGCTATAATTGTCGGGTAGTCAGGATACCATATTCTattggaaaattgaaatctttgAAAGAGTTTATTTGCAAGAATGCACTTATACCTAATTCCATTCAAACTTTGGAGAGCCTTCTCCAGTTATCTTTGGTTGAATGTGAAATGAGTAATCAGCCAGGTTCAAGAACATGCCAAGCATTATGCTGTATGGATCCCATGAAGTTTACTGGAAACATGAAGAATCTGCAATACCTAACTCTGAATGGTTCTAGCATACCAATTTCCGTGGGCAGCATGAAGTGCTTAAAGGAGCTGGCACTCATTGGTCCACGAGTAAGACAGCTGCCTAAATCAATTGGGCACTTCAAGAACCTTTCCTGCATCACTTTGGAGCGTTGCATCTATGTACAAAGACTACCAGGTTCCGTCAAAAGGATGAAGTCCTTAAGAGTGCTATGTCTGGATGATTGCAGAAGTCTTGAATGCATCCCTCAACTACCATCCGGCCTAATGAAAATGCAAGCTACGAACTGTCAGCTGTTGTGCTCAACATCTGATGTATCAAACTTGATGGCATTGAAGGAGCTGAATGTAGGAGGGTGCAAGAAGCTCGTCAACGTCCCTGGCTTGCAGAACTTGAGATCACTAAAAGTCCTACATATGAATGGCTGTGGGCATCTTGATCTCGATTCAATTAGGTTGCAGTTGGAG GAGGCAACGTTCCATGATCTGGAGGCATTCAGCATTTGCAAGGAATATCAGGACAACGTCGTCAACACAGTATCTCTTCCCTTTCCAAGAGGGGGGCGCATGGGCAGGGAGCCCCTGTATGTTGAAAAAATCATTGCCAGTGGAGACCAGCCTGAGTTCGTCCCTTCTCGTCTCCTTGAGATCAAAGTCTCAAAAGATAGTGTGCTATATGTTGATGCTGTTGATGTAGGCCCCTACAAAAATTCATACACAGCAAGTTTTAAGAAGGAAGATGAGATCAATGAGCAGCTAAGGGTGAAGGCAGCGAGTATCGATGAATCCAATGGGGTAGAAATGCTGTGCGTATCATGCTCACTACCTTTCTCGCTGCGACGAGTGGATGCATGGTTTCGTCAATCTCTCACACCAGAACCAGACGATGACCTTGCCACTTCGATGATGTGA